The following are from one region of the Ignavibacteriota bacterium genome:
- the acnA gene encoding aconitate hydratase AcnA encodes MNHTNAKSVKELSVNGIKYHICSLKNLSNNIEHLPFSIRILLENVLRNYDGFSITDEHIETLLKWTPEPIDKDIPFKPARILMQDFTGVPAVVDIASLRAEFVRHGKDGQKINPAIPVDLVIDHSVQVDYYGTDYSYDKNVELEFERNKERYELLKWAQKGLSNFTVVPPGMGICHQVNLEYLSKGIIERDGWLFPDTLVGTDSHTPMVNGIGVIAWGVGGIEAEAAMLGQPIFFTCPQVVGLKLTGKIPDQCTATDLVLSITKLLRDTGVVGKFVEVFGDGLNNLTVTDRATIGNMSPEFGCTVTYFPIDERTLEYMHATNRSAEQIKIVENYCKENLLWRTGREEIHYSKIVELDLSTLEPTVSGPKRPQDKILVKNLDKKFTEILKDEFSREYQPESQRKESAWLVEGGSGTEFTFGKVPISGEVHSEVILGNKIHSVRIKQTNREFVVNDGSIVIAAITSCTNTSNPAVMVGAGLLARNAVERGLRTKSWVKTSLAPGSKVVTKYLERSGLMTDLEALGFHTVGYGCTSCIGNSGPLPPAIATAVDKGELVVASVLSGNRNFEARIHPQVKMNFLMSPLLVVAYALAGRVDIDLINNPIDYDPNGEPVYLKDIWPSRDEIQKTINNCMKQGDFKEVYDVIFDGSTDWQNLKVNLHKNFEWNKNSTYIKEAPFFENLSPTPEPVTDIKDARVLLFLGDSITTDHISPAGSFKEDSSAGIYLKNHSIRKEDFNSYGSRRGNHEVMMRGTFANVRIKNKIADKEGGYSRYFPTNEIKTVFDTAMQYKKDNTSLIVLAGKEYGSGSSRDWAAKGTFLLGIKAVIAESFERIHRSNLVGMGVAPLVFTNGQNAESLGLDGTEIYSITGLVDDLKPHKILDVKAIHPSGNEIRFKVEARLDSAIEIEYYKNQGILQYVLREYLRNT; translated from the coding sequence ATGAACCACACAAACGCAAAATCAGTAAAAGAACTTTCAGTAAATGGAATAAAGTACCACATTTGTTCGTTAAAAAATCTCAGTAACAATATTGAGCATTTACCTTTTAGTATTCGTATTCTTCTTGAAAATGTTTTACGTAACTATGATGGTTTCAGCATTACAGATGAGCATATTGAAACTTTATTAAAGTGGACTCCTGAACCCATCGATAAAGATATCCCTTTCAAACCTGCAAGAATTCTTATGCAGGACTTCACAGGAGTTCCAGCAGTTGTAGATATTGCATCGCTTCGTGCTGAATTTGTTCGTCACGGAAAAGACGGACAGAAAATTAATCCAGCAATCCCGGTGGATCTTGTGATCGATCATTCTGTTCAGGTAGATTATTATGGAACAGATTACTCATACGATAAAAATGTTGAACTTGAGTTCGAAAGAAACAAAGAACGTTATGAACTTTTAAAATGGGCACAGAAAGGTTTAAGTAATTTTACTGTTGTTCCTCCTGGGATGGGAATCTGTCATCAGGTAAATCTGGAGTATTTATCCAAAGGAATTATTGAAAGAGATGGATGGTTGTTTCCAGATACTCTGGTCGGCACTGATTCACATACACCGATGGTAAACGGAATAGGAGTTATTGCGTGGGGTGTTGGTGGAATCGAAGCTGAAGCAGCAATGTTAGGTCAGCCTATTTTTTTTACATGCCCTCAGGTTGTGGGATTGAAATTAACCGGAAAAATTCCTGATCAATGTACAGCTACTGATTTGGTGCTTTCGATTACAAAACTTTTACGCGACACAGGAGTAGTTGGAAAATTCGTAGAAGTTTTTGGAGACGGCTTAAATAATTTAACCGTTACCGACCGTGCAACAATAGGAAACATGTCTCCTGAATTTGGTTGTACTGTTACTTACTTCCCGATTGATGAACGCACATTGGAATATATGCACGCTACGAATCGTTCTGCGGAACAAATTAAAATTGTTGAAAATTATTGCAAGGAAAATCTTCTTTGGAGAACTGGCAGGGAAGAAATTCACTATTCCAAAATAGTTGAATTAGATTTATCAACATTAGAACCAACTGTATCAGGTCCAAAACGTCCACAGGATAAAATATTAGTGAAGAACCTGGATAAAAAATTTACTGAAATACTAAAAGACGAATTCAGTCGTGAATATCAACCTGAATCTCAAAGGAAAGAGTCTGCGTGGTTGGTAGAAGGTGGTTCAGGAACAGAGTTTACTTTCGGGAAGGTACCAATCAGCGGCGAAGTTCATTCTGAAGTTATTCTTGGTAACAAAATTCATTCGGTACGAATCAAGCAGACAAACAGGGAGTTCGTGGTTAATGACGGAAGCATTGTTATTGCAGCAATTACCAGTTGTACTAATACATCAAATCCTGCAGTAATGGTTGGCGCTGGTCTTCTGGCGAGGAATGCTGTTGAAAGAGGATTGAGAACAAAATCATGGGTTAAAACTTCTTTAGCTCCCGGTTCCAAAGTTGTAACTAAATATCTGGAGCGTTCCGGATTAATGACTGATTTAGAAGCATTGGGTTTTCACACTGTTGGTTACGGCTGTACTTCCTGTATCGGAAACTCAGGTCCGCTGCCTCCGGCTATTGCAACTGCTGTGGATAAAGGTGAATTAGTAGTTGCTTCTGTTCTTTCAGGAAATAGAAATTTTGAAGCAAGAATACATCCTCAGGTAAAAATGAATTTCCTGATGTCACCACTGCTTGTAGTTGCTTATGCTTTGGCAGGGCGTGTAGATATTGATTTAATAAATAATCCAATCGATTACGATCCAAACGGAGAACCGGTTTATCTGAAAGATATTTGGCCATCACGGGATGAAATTCAAAAAACAATTAATAATTGTATGAAGCAGGGTGATTTCAAAGAAGTTTATGATGTGATTTTTGATGGCTCAACCGATTGGCAAAATCTGAAAGTAAATCTCCACAAGAATTTTGAATGGAATAAAAATTCAACTTATATCAAAGAAGCACCTTTCTTTGAAAACCTGAGCCCAACACCTGAGCCTGTTACTGATATCAAAGATGCAAGAGTGTTATTATTTTTAGGTGATTCAATAACAACTGATCACATATCTCCAGCGGGTTCATTTAAAGAAGATTCATCGGCAGGAATCTATTTAAAGAATCATAGCATACGCAAAGAAGACTTCAATTCTTATGGTTCACGAAGAGGAAATCATGAAGTAATGATGCGCGGGACTTTTGCAAACGTTCGTATTAAAAATAAAATTGCAGATAAGGAAGGAGGTTACAGCCGTTACTTTCCTACAAATGAAATAAAAACTGTATTTGATACGGCAATGCAGTACAAAAAAGATAATACATCTTTAATTGTATTGGCAGGAAAAGAATATGGTTCGGGTTCATCACGAGACTGGGCTGCAAAGGGAACTTTTCTTTTGGGAATAAAAGCAGTTATTGCAGAAAGTTTTGAACGTATCCACAGAAGCAATCTTGTCGGAATGGGTGTTGCTCCGCTGGTTTTCACCAACGGACAAAACGCAGAATCACTTGGTTTGGATGGAACAGAAATTTATAGCATTACTGGTTTGGTTGATGATCTGAAACCACATAAAATTCTGGATGTTAAAGCTATTCATCCATCTGGAAATGAAATTAGATTTAAAGTTGAAGCAAGATTGGACTCTGCAATTGAAATTGAGTATTACAAAAACCAGGGAATCTTACAATATGTATTACGAGAATATCTTAGAAATACTTAA
- a CDS encoding ComF family protein, with translation MKSVFTYFIDFFLPRFCPGCNNKLSPKENPVCETCLSSLLVIDEEKLSDEYEKNFALSHFVDDYYAAYIFEIGKTLQHIIHALKYKKQFKLGIFLGQILGERIKLRGWQIDIILPIPIHRLKKIERGFNQSDYLVKGITKELNITNSTNTIKRTRHTESQTRLNMAERAKNVSDAFKVRKPEKIMDKNILLVDDVSTTGATIQECAKILKQSGARKVFACTVGTTSFENEYATFSQVRILRD, from the coding sequence GTGAAATCAGTGTTTACATATTTCATAGATTTTTTCCTGCCAAGATTCTGTCCTGGGTGTAATAATAAATTATCACCAAAAGAAAACCCCGTCTGCGAAACGTGTCTAAGCAGTTTATTAGTTATTGACGAAGAAAAACTTTCAGACGAGTATGAAAAGAATTTTGCTCTTTCACATTTTGTTGATGACTATTACGCCGCCTATATTTTTGAAATAGGCAAGACTCTTCAGCATATTATCCACGCATTGAAATATAAGAAACAGTTCAAGCTTGGCATTTTTTTAGGTCAAATACTTGGTGAAAGAATAAAATTACGTGGCTGGCAAATTGACATTATTCTGCCAATACCTATTCATCGCCTAAAAAAAATTGAAAGAGGATTTAATCAATCTGACTATCTTGTTAAAGGAATAACAAAAGAGCTAAACATCACCAATTCAACGAACACAATTAAGCGAACGCGACATACAGAATCACAGACGCGATTAAATATGGCTGAAAGAGCAAAAAATGTTTCCGATGCATTTAAAGTTCGTAAACCTGAAAAAATTATGGATAAAAATATTTTACTTGTAGATGATGTTAGTACGACTGGTGCGACAATTCAGGAATGTGCAAAAATTTTAAAGCAATCAGGAGCGAGAAAAGTATTTGCCTGTACAGTTGGTACGACTTCATTTGAAAATGAATACGCAACATTTTCTCAGGTGCGGATACTCCGGGATTAG
- a CDS encoding VWA domain-containing protein: MFGYEDINLTLTFPVIYLFLSLFLIAAYSFYVYRYTIPQIQPFKKIVLVTLRVLALLILCLILFEPILNLSKKLTLEPSNFVFIDNSRSIRIDDGTNRLSTIKKIVNDFSVNASESNLTFYEFGNSVKPIDVDSLDKLNFSDGATNLQDVFKTVQNSEKNIASVTIVSDGVITSGSNPYYDAINLGIPVFTIGIGDTTQHTDVEIKKVLHNDIVYVETPTNIISTISNKGFSGDLITAALYEDNKFISQQTVKLSPSGIQNITFDYSPQSSGEKKLSIQLSSLKGEFTTANNKQVFYVNVLSNKIKVLLLASSPNADITFIKNALKRDENIQVNSIVQISYNKFQNELNYNVIDSADVLFLIGFPSDKTPQELLSRVITKIKDKETPFFFTLSSGISINKLQSFGNVLPFNIIQMIGGSKEVQPYLLPEQAANPIFQQTDKNPLNDWNNLPPVSQPNAVFSPRVESKTLAQIKMNNNVVNSPLIISSSFSGRRSIAVLAKDIWKWKLQIAPKGLDLFDSFIVNSLRWLRTGVDQKLVRVNTSKKNYSQGERVEFTAEVFDESLNPVSDAGIKIKITSQKNNYETDMQNIGSGLYEGSIIINETGDFKYSAEAVVNNHLLGKDEGSFNIGEIDIEMANPVMNYSLLNLMANESGGEFFFANDYSSLLNKLKELKINSSKEKIVTSEIALWSDTWLLVIAVLLFSFEWFLRKRNGML; encoded by the coding sequence ATGTTTGGTTACGAAGACATTAATTTAACACTCACATTCCCGGTAATATATCTTTTCCTGTCTTTATTTTTAATTGCCGCTTACTCATTCTATGTTTACCGATATACAATTCCTCAGATTCAGCCATTCAAAAAAATAGTACTGGTAACTTTGCGTGTATTAGCTTTACTTATTTTATGTTTGATACTTTTTGAACCGATACTCAACCTCAGTAAAAAATTAACTCTTGAACCGTCTAATTTTGTTTTCATAGATAACTCCCGTTCAATTCGGATTGATGACGGAACGAACCGCCTTTCAACTATAAAAAAAATAGTGAATGATTTTTCGGTAAATGCATCTGAAAGCAATTTAACTTTTTATGAGTTTGGCAATTCTGTTAAACCAATTGATGTTGATAGCCTTGATAAATTAAATTTTTCAGATGGGGCTACAAACTTACAGGATGTGTTCAAGACAGTTCAAAACTCAGAAAAAAATATTGCTTCTGTTACTATAGTCAGTGATGGAGTTATAACGTCAGGAAGTAATCCATATTACGATGCAATAAACCTCGGTATCCCGGTGTTTACCATTGGGATCGGAGATACAACCCAGCACACAGATGTTGAAATAAAAAAAGTTTTGCACAACGATATTGTTTATGTCGAAACTCCGACAAACATAATCAGCACCATTTCGAACAAAGGGTTTTCAGGCGATTTGATAACAGCAGCTTTGTATGAGGATAATAAATTTATTTCACAGCAAACAGTGAAACTGAGTCCATCAGGAATACAAAATATAACTTTCGATTATAGTCCTCAAAGCAGCGGAGAAAAAAAACTTAGTATTCAATTGTCTTCGCTTAAAGGTGAATTTACAACAGCAAATAACAAGCAGGTATTTTATGTTAACGTTCTGTCAAATAAAATTAAAGTCCTGCTGCTGGCATCGAGTCCGAATGCAGATATTACTTTTATTAAAAACGCACTGAAGAGAGATGAAAACATCCAGGTAAATTCAATTGTGCAAATATCATATAATAAATTTCAAAATGAACTGAACTATAATGTTATCGACAGTGCAGACGTTTTATTTCTGATTGGATTTCCTTCCGACAAAACACCTCAGGAGTTATTGAGTCGTGTAATCACTAAAATTAAAGACAAGGAAACTCCCTTCTTCTTCACACTTTCTTCAGGAATTAGTATCAACAAGCTGCAAAGTTTCGGTAACGTATTGCCTTTTAATATCATTCAGATGATCGGTGGTTCGAAAGAAGTTCAACCTTATCTTTTGCCTGAACAAGCTGCTAATCCGATATTTCAGCAAACTGATAAAAACCCATTGAATGATTGGAATAATCTTCCACCGGTTTCGCAGCCGAATGCAGTATTCTCTCCGAGAGTGGAAAGTAAAACTCTTGCACAGATTAAAATGAATAATAACGTAGTCAACTCACCATTAATTATTTCAAGCAGTTTCAGTGGTCGGAGATCAATCGCTGTTTTGGCAAAAGATATCTGGAAATGGAAATTGCAGATTGCACCAAAGGGGCTTGATTTGTTTGACAGTTTCATAGTGAATTCTTTACGCTGGTTGAGAACCGGTGTAGATCAGAAGTTGGTTCGGGTGAACACGTCAAAGAAGAATTATTCACAGGGTGAAAGAGTTGAATTCACTGCCGAAGTTTTCGATGAATCGTTGAACCCGGTTTCGGATGCCGGAATTAAAATCAAAATCACTTCACAAAAAAATAATTATGAAACCGATATGCAGAACATTGGTTCGGGATTATATGAAGGGTCAATAATAATTAATGAGACGGGAGATTTTAAGTACTCAGCCGAAGCAGTAGTGAATAACCATTTACTGGGTAAAGATGAAGGCAGTTTCAATATTGGCGAGATTGATATTGAGATGGCAAATCCTGTAATGAACTACTCTTTATTAAATCTGATGGCAAATGAATCGGGAGGTGAATTTTTCTTTGCAAATGATTATTCATCATTGCTGAATAAGCTTAAAGAATTGAAAATTAATTCTTCAAAAGAAAAAATAGTTACTTCAGAAATTGCACTTTGGTCTGATACCTGGCTGCTCGTTATTGCTGTACTTCTGTTTTCGTTTGAATGGTTTTTACGTAAGAGAAACGGAATGTTATAA
- the surE gene encoding 5'/3'-nucleotidase SurE produces MKILVTNDDGIYSAGIAALVEALKEIAEVIVVAPSEEQSAVGHGITMKYPLRVFKYHKNGNFFGYAVEGTPADCVKMGIRNIMGESPDLVISGINHGSNTAINIIYSGTVSAAREAAIMDVPAIAISVTSHEAKDFKYAGKVAKYLSEKIVRYDLPRGTLMNVNVPNIPEEEIAGILVTKQSKAKWDDIYEKRTDPFGKDYYWLTGKLVEVENENQTDQSAIKNKYVSVTPIHFDLTDYDTYEKMKNWGIEKNNNQNAK; encoded by the coding sequence TTGAAAATATTAGTAACTAATGACGATGGAATTTATTCTGCAGGAATAGCAGCATTAGTTGAAGCACTGAAGGAAATAGCTGAAGTTATTGTGGTTGCACCAAGTGAAGAACAAAGTGCTGTCGGTCATGGAATCACTATGAAATATCCATTGAGAGTTTTTAAATATCACAAAAACGGAAACTTCTTCGGATATGCGGTTGAAGGAACCCCCGCCGATTGTGTTAAGATGGGAATAAGAAATATTATGGGTGAATCTCCTGACCTGGTTATATCCGGAATAAATCATGGTTCAAATACAGCAATAAATATTATTTATTCAGGAACAGTTTCAGCAGCAAGAGAAGCAGCAATAATGGATGTTCCTGCAATTGCTATTTCAGTTACAAGTCACGAAGCAAAAGATTTCAAGTATGCAGGCAAAGTAGCAAAGTATCTTTCTGAAAAAATAGTGCGGTACGACCTACCACGCGGAACTTTAATGAATGTTAACGTTCCGAATATACCCGAAGAAGAAATCGCAGGTATTCTTGTTACTAAACAAAGCAAGGCTAAATGGGACGATATTTATGAAAAGAGAACTGATCCATTCGGCAAAGATTATTACTGGCTAACAGGAAAACTGGTTGAAGTTGAAAATGAAAATCAAACAGATCAGAGCGCAATTAAAAACAAATATGTGTCTGTCACTCCAATTCATTTTGATCTTACCGATTATGATACTTATGAAAAAATGAAAAACTGGGGTATAGAAAAGAACAATAATCAAAATGCAAAATAA
- the pgeF gene encoding peptidoglycan editing factor PgeF produces the protein MLIIKPFIFNQFHEITFGFSTKPGPNVNPPYYFNMSFSVGDEKVNVDANRNLFFNELGLSASTVSFQKQVHDDKINYVETYGDCGESDALITKTKNLGLAISSADCPAIFIFDPVKKIIAAVHSGWKGTEKQILKKTIRRLKNEFSSNSKDLFCYIGPSISQKNYEVGKEVAAKFDEKFILKKENKLYLDLARANFNMLIIEGVKEKNIQVSKLCSFEYSNLLHSYRRDGSRSGRALGVIAIRE, from the coding sequence ATGCTAATCATCAAACCATTTATCTTTAATCAGTTTCATGAAATCACTTTTGGTTTTTCCACCAAACCCGGTCCAAATGTAAATCCACCCTATTATTTTAATATGTCCTTCAGCGTTGGAGATGAAAAAGTAAACGTTGATGCAAATAGAAATTTATTTTTTAATGAACTTGGTTTGAGCGCGTCAACTGTCAGCTTTCAAAAGCAAGTGCATGACGATAAAATAAATTATGTTGAAACTTACGGAGACTGTGGTGAAAGCGATGCATTGATTACCAAAACAAAAAATCTTGGTTTGGCAATAAGCAGTGCTGATTGTCCCGCAATATTTATTTTCGATCCTGTGAAAAAAATAATAGCTGCAGTTCATTCAGGCTGGAAAGGAACTGAAAAGCAAATTCTAAAAAAAACAATCAGGAGATTGAAGAATGAATTTTCAAGCAACTCAAAAGATTTGTTTTGCTATATCGGACCATCCATCTCCCAAAAAAATTACGAAGTTGGTAAAGAAGTTGCGGCTAAGTTTGATGAAAAATTTATTCTAAAAAAAGAAAACAAACTTTACCTGGACCTTGCCCGTGCTAATTTTAATATGCTGATTATCGAAGGAGTAAAAGAAAAAAATATTCAGGTTTCCAAACTATGCAGCTTCGAATATTCCAATCTGCTTCATTCGTACAGACGTGACGGAAGCAGATCGGGCAGAGCATTAGGTGTAATCGCAATCAGAGAATGA
- a CDS encoding EamA family transporter — translation MNKMTIKIVIAYTVLCFIWGSTWLAIRIGLESLTPIFSAAVRFILASVLVFALMKIKKIILQTDKVAIRLYIMMGFFSFVIPFGLVYWAEQFVPSGMAAVLFGVYPFWVVIFSYLRMKEEPIGFYKIFGTILGFIGIVVIFSDSFSGDISDYLIGMFAVVVSGTMQAWIAISIKKFGHHLHPLSMNFIPMVIAGFAMIIISFFSEDLSTLKFNENAVLSILYLAAFGSVVTFTSLYWLIKHINVVILSLIAFITPVVALVLGYFLYDEVLSTRHFTGTALVLTGVIWANLDSIFKLRKGSIIKIESSEIH, via the coding sequence ATGAACAAAATGACAATAAAAATTGTGATTGCTTATACAGTTCTTTGTTTCATCTGGGGATCAACATGGCTCGCTATCAGGATTGGACTTGAATCACTCACTCCGATTTTTTCTGCCGCAGTTCGTTTTATTCTTGCATCGGTTCTTGTATTTGCACTAATGAAGATTAAGAAAATTATTCTCCAAACTGACAAAGTTGCAATCAGGTTATACATTATGATGGGATTTTTTTCATTCGTAATTCCATTCGGTCTGGTTTATTGGGCTGAACAATTTGTTCCATCAGGGATGGCAGCAGTATTGTTCGGTGTTTATCCTTTCTGGGTTGTGATATTTTCTTATTTAAGAATGAAAGAAGAGCCTATCGGGTTTTATAAAATATTTGGAACAATTTTAGGTTTCATCGGAATCGTCGTGATCTTTTCTGATTCATTTAGTGGAGATATTTCAGATTACCTGATCGGAATGTTTGCTGTTGTAGTAAGCGGCACAATGCAAGCATGGATTGCAATTTCCATTAAAAAGTTTGGACATCATCTTCATCCTTTATCAATGAATTTTATCCCAATGGTAATTGCCGGATTCGCAATGATAATTATTTCATTTTTTTCTGAAGATCTTTCAACATTAAAATTTAATGAGAATGCTGTTTTATCAATTTTATATCTTGCTGCGTTTGGAAGCGTTGTAACATTCACATCATTATACTGGTTGATTAAACATATTAACGTGGTAATACTTTCGTTAATAGCTTTCATAACTCCTGTAGTTGCATTAGTGCTTGGCTATTTTCTTTATGATGAAGTTCTTTCAACCAGACATTTTACAGGAACGGCTTTAGTTCTCACAGGTGTTATCTGGGCAAATCTGGATAGTATTTTCAAGCTGAGAAAAGGTTCAATAATCAAAATCGAATCAAGTGAAATTCATTAA
- the folB gene encoding dihydroneopterin aldolase encodes MTNIIRIKNATFYGYHGVSNEEQYVGGKFEADIDIYTDFSSAASEDDLKKTVDYYKVYSFLNQFTVKQKYYLIESLAVEIADELLKQFDKILKVAVRVRKNNPPLGGVVDCVEAEVIKEKTELKD; translated from the coding sequence ATGACAAACATTATAAGAATAAAGAATGCGACGTTTTACGGCTATCACGGAGTTAGTAATGAAGAGCAGTATGTTGGTGGAAAGTTTGAAGCAGATATAGATATTTATACTGATTTCTCCTCCGCAGCCTCGGAAGATGATTTGAAGAAGACTGTTGACTATTACAAGGTTTATTCTTTCCTGAACCAGTTTACAGTCAAACAAAAATATTATTTAATTGAATCGCTTGCCGTTGAAATTGCCGATGAGTTATTGAAGCAGTTTGATAAAATATTAAAAGTTGCTGTGAGAGTCAGAAAAAACAATCCACCGCTTGGCGGAGTTGTAGATTGCGTCGAAGCAGAAGTGATTAAAGAAAAAACTGAACTAAAAGATTAA
- the folK gene encoding 2-amino-4-hydroxy-6-hydroxymethyldihydropteridine diphosphokinase: MNPVNKIKNTVYIGIGSNVGVKINNIEYAIELIDSNPDCEVEIVSSIYESTPYGEVIQSNFFNAVFKIKTKLDLIVLFRFLKSIEKKAGRKETVKWGPREIDLDILFFNDLIYSDDEITIPHKDMLNRDFVLVPLSEIAPDFVHPVINKKICEISILMQEQNQSLVSNNKTYIIRKISHKVLI; the protein is encoded by the coding sequence ATTAATCCGGTAAATAAAATTAAGAATACTGTTTACATAGGTATTGGTTCAAACGTTGGTGTTAAGATCAATAATATTGAGTATGCAATCGAGCTAATTGATTCCAATCCGGATTGTGAAGTTGAAATAGTATCATCAATTTATGAATCGACTCCATACGGAGAGGTTATTCAAAGTAACTTTTTCAATGCAGTTTTCAAAATAAAAACAAAACTTGATTTAATTGTTCTGTTCAGATTTTTAAAATCAATTGAGAAAAAAGCGGGCAGGAAAGAAACAGTTAAATGGGGACCGAGAGAAATTGATCTCGATATTTTGTTCTTTAATGATTTGATTTATTCGGATGACGAAATTACTATACCTCATAAAGATATGCTCAACCGGGATTTTGTTTTAGTACCGTTATCCGAAATTGCTCCTGATTTTGTACATCCGGTGATAAACAAAAAAATCTGCGAAATTAGTATTTTAATGCAGGAACAAAATCAGTCTTTGGTCTCAAACAATAAAACGTACATCATCAGGAAAATTTCTCATAAAGTTTTGATATAA
- a CDS encoding deoxynucleoside kinase, which translates to MTNKQNLNNDLRYIAIEGVIGAGKTSLAKKIGERLNAKLIFEQFEHNPFLEKFYVDRKRFAFQTQMFFLINRFKQQQELNQEDLFSEHLVCDYIFEKDRVFAYLNLSKDELNLYESIYPLLARTLRKPDLVIFLQSSTERLLYNIKTRNRKIERAITRSYLEELSEAYNHYFFRYNSTPLLIVNSSEIDFVHNENDFDELFKQIFREDRGFTEYFNPETRRIL; encoded by the coding sequence ATGACCAATAAACAAAATTTAAATAATGATCTGCGATACATAGCCATTGAAGGCGTTATTGGTGCCGGTAAAACAAGTCTTGCAAAAAAAATCGGTGAGAGACTAAACGCAAAACTTATCTTTGAACAGTTTGAGCATAATCCTTTCCTTGAAAAATTTTATGTGGATAGGAAACGATTTGCTTTCCAGACACAAATGTTTTTCCTGATTAATAGATTCAAGCAGCAGCAGGAACTGAACCAGGAAGATTTATTCTCTGAACATCTTGTTTGTGATTACATTTTTGAAAAGGACAGAGTATTTGCTTATCTGAACCTCAGTAAAGATGAATTAAATCTATACGAAAGTATTTATCCGTTATTAGCGCGAACGCTGCGAAAACCTGATCTGGTAATCTTTCTTCAGTCAAGCACTGAAAGACTGCTTTATAATATCAAAACAAGAAACCGTAAAATTGAAAGAGCAATTACAAGAAGCTATCTTGAAGAATTGAGCGAAGCTTACAATCACTATTTCTTCAGATACAATTCAACTCCGCTGCTGATAGTTAACTCATCTGAAATTGACTTCGTTCATAACGAGAATGATTTTGATGAATTGTTTAAACAGATATTCAGAGAAGACAGAGGGTTTACAGAATATTTTAATCCTGAGACGAGGAGGATTTTATGA